The following DNA comes from Paenibacillus antri.
AGCTTGATTTCGTTCACTTCGTGGTCGCCGCGTACGAGCACGGCCGTCGGCGCGCCGTCCGCCGCATAGACGAGCGTCTTGATCAGGCGGCTCGGTTCCGCGTCCAGAAACCGCGACAGCTGCTCGATCGTTCGCGCGTTCGGCGTTCGCAGCTTCTCCAGCGTCGTCTCCCCGGCGGCGCCGGCCGGCTGCCGATCCGTACCGGACGCCGCCCGCTCCACGTTCGCCGCTTGCTCGCAATGGGTGCACGCGACGATCGTATCCTCGCCGATATCGGCGAGCGCCATGAACTCGTGCGAGCCGCCCTCCCCGCCGATCGCGCCGGCATCGGCTTCCACCGCGCGAAACCGTAGGCCGCATCGTTCGAAAATACGTAAGTATGCATCGTACATGCCGCGGTACGACGCGTCCAACCCTTCCCAGGACATGTCGAACGAATAAGCGTCCTTCATTAAGAACTCCCTGCCGCGAAGCAATCCGAACCGGGGACGCCGTTCGTCGCGGTACTTCGTCTGCACCTGATACACCGTAACCGGCAGTCTGCGGTAGGAGCTGATCTCGTTCCGGAACAGCTCGGTGACGACCTCCTCGTGCGTAGGACCGAGCGCGAACTCGCGTTGATGCCGGTCCTTCAAACGGATCAGCTCGGGACCGTACACGTCGTACCGACCGGACGCCTTCCACAGCTCCGCCGGTTGCAGCGCGGGCATCAGCAGCTCCTGCGCCCCCGCGCGATCCATCTCCTCGCGAACGATTCGTTCCAGCTTCCTCAGCACCCGCAGACCGAGCGGCAAGTACGAATACACGCCCGCCGCGAGCTGCCGAATATAACCCGCGCGAAGCAGCCACCTGTGGCTCGCCGTATCCGCATCGGCCGGCGATTCGCGCAGCGTACTGGAAAACAATGTCGATTGCCTCATCGCTCTCCCCCTCCTTCATGATGAAAAAAAACAAAAAGACGCATTCGTTCAGGGACGAATGCGTCGCGGTACCACCCTAATTCCATCGCCGAGAGGCGATGCTCGTGACGATAACGGTCGGCGCCGGCAGCGGATACTCGCACTTCCCCGCTGCAGCTCGCAAGGCGGGAAGCTTCCTTCGGCGAGAGACCTTGCAGCCGGGGGTCTCTTCTCTGCATCGCCGTTCCAGGAATCTTATGTCCTTGGTCGAGGCTGTTGATGATTTCAATGATTGGAAATCAATTTACAACATAACGGGACCGCGGTCAAGCGCATCGATGTTCGGTTATTTCTTTTTCCAGACGGATGCGTATTTCTTTCGGTATTTCGGGTCCTCCTCGAGCCCGATCAGCTCGAGCGCGAGCGATTTCACGGCTTCGTCCGGGTCCGCGTCGTACAGCTTCCCCAGACTCTCGACGATGTCATACCGAATCAACGTGCCGTTCTTCTCGCCCGCGCATTCGCGGAACCGGCCGGCAAGGCCTTCCATGACCATCCGCTTCCGTTCCGGTCCGACTAATGCGATCTTCCACATCGACAGCAGGCAATGCCTCGCCGTAACGAAGCGCTCGTCCTTCGTCGCCTCCAGCAGCTCGGGGAAGACGGCCTCGATGCGGCCTTCGGGATCGCTCTTCGCGAGATTGGACAGCAATTGCGAAGCGTGCGAACGCCGGCGGTTATCCTTGTGCGTCAAATCACTTGCCAGCCGATCCCACGCGTCGTACGACCACTCGACAGGCTCCTCCGACAGCCGGTTCAGCTCGTGGAACGCTTCGCTCGCGGCGTCTCGGTC
Coding sequences within:
- a CDS encoding proline--tRNA ligase; protein product: MRQSTLFSSTLRESPADADTASHRWLLRAGYIRQLAAGVYSYLPLGLRVLRKLERIVREEMDRAGAQELLMPALQPAELWKASGRYDVYGPELIRLKDRHQREFALGPTHEEVVTELFRNEISSYRRLPVTVYQVQTKYRDERRPRFGLLRGREFLMKDAYSFDMSWEGLDASYRGMYDAYLRIFERCGLRFRAVEADAGAIGGEGGSHEFMALADIGEDTIVACTHCEQAANVERAASGTDRQPAGAAGETTLEKLRTPNARTIEQLSRFLDAEPSRLIKTLVYAADGAPTAVLVRGDHEVNEIKLKRSLGVERLELADAATVEAVTGAPVGFAGPVGLSIPVIVDEAVARMPSGVVGGNEADMHWIGVVPGRDFPVERTGDFRNAAEGEICPHCGEGELRYHRGIEVGHVFKLGTKYSVSGGAVANDADGKEVPVIMGCYGIGVSRLLAAVAEQHRDERGLAWPASIAPFRVHLVPVALRDETQRSLAEAMYATLLRHGVEALLDDRDERAGVKFADSELIGVPVRIVVGKHAAEGNVEWVDRATGERTVVPKDEALARLIGNGTSKG